A stretch of the Mycobacterium sp. ITM-2016-00317 genome encodes the following:
- a CDS encoding tryptophanase, whose product MTESQLAWELADRIGARLSHEERTAVFVDLGCGDFLSAIHRILHIVAQSQHRLPAMSLERLHIWSRTYGREPEYAPLLARIKKAPPR is encoded by the coding sequence GTGACCGAAAGCCAACTGGCTTGGGAGTTGGCCGACCGCATCGGCGCCCGACTCAGTCACGAAGAACGCACAGCGGTGTTCGTGGACCTGGGCTGCGGTGATTTCCTGTCCGCCATCCACCGCATCCTGCATATCGTCGCGCAAAGCCAACACCGCCTACCCGCGATGAGCCTGGAACGACTGCACATCTGGTCGCGAACCTACGGTCGAGAGCCTGAGTACGCACCCCTGCTCGCGCGGATAAAGAAGGCTCCCCCGCGGTGA